The Noviherbaspirillum saxi genome includes a window with the following:
- the gcvT gene encoding glycine cleavage system aminomethyltransferase GcvT, which yields MEKTTQSLAQTPLYNLHLELGAKMVPFAGYEMPVQYPTGVLKEHAHTRQQAGLFDVSHMGQVRLAGSGAAAALESLVPVDIVGLPANMQRYAMFTNERGGILDDIMVSNGGDHLFVVVNAACKEQDVAHMKQHLAGKCEVEELSDRALLALQGPAAAAVMARLVPKTSSMIFMNTAKITLCGAECFVSRSGYTGEDGFEISMPGDKAEEIARQLLAQPEVAPIGLGARDSLRLEAGLCLYGHDMDGDTTPVEASLTWALSKARRADGARPGGYPGADIILRQLADGAQRKRVGLLVKDRMPVREGAELADGTGRIVGKVTSGGFGPTVGAPVAMAYLDSALATPGMALNAIVRGKPVAVEVAKTPFTPQRYYRG from the coding sequence ATGGAAAAGACGACACAGTCTCTGGCGCAGACGCCGCTCTACAATTTGCACCTTGAACTTGGTGCCAAGATGGTACCGTTTGCCGGCTATGAAATGCCCGTGCAGTACCCGACCGGCGTACTCAAGGAGCATGCACATACTCGGCAGCAGGCCGGACTGTTCGATGTTTCGCACATGGGCCAGGTGCGCCTCGCCGGCTCGGGCGCGGCCGCAGCGCTTGAGTCGCTGGTGCCGGTGGACATCGTAGGGCTTCCCGCAAACATGCAGCGCTATGCGATGTTCACCAATGAGCGGGGTGGCATCCTCGACGACATCATGGTATCCAATGGTGGCGATCATCTGTTTGTTGTCGTCAACGCCGCATGCAAGGAACAGGATGTAGCTCACATGAAGCAGCATCTTGCCGGTAAATGCGAGGTGGAAGAGCTTTCCGACCGTGCATTGCTCGCCCTGCAGGGCCCTGCAGCGGCGGCAGTGATGGCGCGTCTCGTGCCGAAAACCTCATCCATGATCTTTATGAACACGGCGAAGATCACGCTTTGCGGCGCGGAATGTTTCGTCAGCCGTTCCGGTTATACCGGCGAAGACGGCTTCGAAATCTCGATGCCTGGCGATAAAGCTGAAGAGATCGCACGACAGTTGCTGGCACAGCCGGAAGTTGCTCCGATCGGACTCGGTGCGCGCGATTCGTTGCGGCTGGAAGCCGGCCTTTGCTTGTACGGCCATGACATGGATGGCGACACGACACCAGTCGAGGCTAGCCTGACGTGGGCGCTTTCCAAGGCGCGACGTGCAGATGGCGCTCGTCCTGGAGGTTATCCCGGCGCCGATATCATCCTGCGTCAGCTTGCCGACGGCGCGCAGCGCAAGCGGGTCGGGTTGCTGGTCAAAGACCGGATGCCGGTACGCGAAGGCGCTGAACTGGCCGATGGCACGGGTCGCATTGTCGGTAAGGTGACAAGCGGTGGCTTCGGCCCGACCGTGGGTGCGCCGGTCGCCATGGCTTATCTGGACTCCGCGCTTGCAACACCCGGCATGGCATTGAATGCCATTGTCCGTGGCAAGCCGGTTGCCGTGGAGGTCGCGAAAACCCCGTTTACCCCGCAGCGTTACTACCGCGGTTGA
- the lipA gene encoding lipoyl synthase, which translates to MSESKIAENSARRSVQAGEKLRGAEKMARIPVKVIPTEPSQILRKPKWIRAEFTGTREVQRLKTILRENKLHTVCEEANCPNLGECFKSGTATFMIMGDICTRRCPFCDVGHGRPNPLDPDEPANLAQTVRAMGLRYVVITSVDRDDLRDGGAGHFAACIEQTRQHNPGITVEVLTPDFRGRVDTALEILGSAPPDVFNHNLETIPRLYRQARPGADYEGSLRLLQRFGELHPTVPTKSGLMLGLGEELDEVHAVMRDMRAHGIQLLTLGQYLQPSIHHLPVKRYVTPEEFDGLRVLGEEMGFTHVASGPMVRSSYHADLQSKSILQGEEHEVGQKKAC; encoded by the coding sequence ATGAGCGAATCCAAGATCGCGGAAAATTCCGCGCGTCGTTCGGTGCAGGCCGGAGAAAAACTTCGCGGCGCGGAAAAGATGGCACGCATTCCTGTCAAGGTCATTCCTACCGAGCCATCGCAGATATTGCGCAAGCCGAAATGGATACGCGCGGAATTTACCGGCACGCGGGAAGTACAGCGGCTCAAGACCATCCTGCGCGAGAACAAGCTGCATACCGTGTGCGAAGAAGCCAATTGCCCCAACCTGGGCGAGTGCTTCAAGAGCGGCACGGCCACCTTCATGATCATGGGTGACATCTGCACCCGGCGCTGTCCGTTTTGCGATGTGGGGCATGGCCGCCCGAATCCGCTCGATCCGGATGAACCCGCCAATCTTGCGCAAACCGTCCGCGCCATGGGACTGCGGTATGTGGTGATCACCTCGGTCGACCGCGACGATTTGCGCGATGGCGGAGCGGGGCATTTCGCCGCCTGCATCGAACAGACGCGGCAGCACAACCCGGGTATTACCGTGGAAGTGTTGACGCCGGATTTTCGGGGCAGGGTGGATACGGCGCTGGAAATTCTCGGCTCCGCACCGCCGGATGTGTTCAATCACAATCTGGAAACCATACCGCGCCTTTACCGCCAGGCGCGGCCAGGGGCTGATTACGAAGGATCCCTTCGTTTGCTGCAACGGTTCGGCGAACTGCACCCGACAGTGCCCACCAAATCCGGTCTGATGCTGGGGCTTGGCGAGGAACTGGATGAGGTGCATGCCGTCATGCGCGACATGCGCGCGCACGGCATTCAATTGCTCACGCTTGGACAATATCTGCAGCCCAGCATCCATCATTTACCCGTGAAGCGCTATGTGACACCGGAAGAGTTCGATGGCTTGCGGGTGCTGGGGGAGGAAATGGGCTTCACGCACGTCGCGTCGGGACCAATGGTGCGCTCGTCCTACCATGCGGACTTGCAGTCCAAATCTATCCTGCAAGGGGAAGAGCATGAAGTTGGCCAGAAAAAGGCGTGTTAG
- a CDS encoding DUF1178 family protein, translated as MKVYNLCCESNHRFEGWFASEQDFHQQVEDGFLACPICDSHAISRMPSAPRLNISGAQAPAQTPIDSVLQTQLMELVRKVVENTEDVGERFAEEARRIHYNETPERAIRGVASADEFKALSEEGIDVVPLPVPVSPKESVH; from the coding sequence ATGAAAGTCTATAACCTTTGCTGCGAATCCAATCACCGTTTTGAAGGCTGGTTTGCTTCAGAACAGGATTTTCATCAGCAGGTCGAAGATGGCTTTCTTGCCTGTCCGATCTGCGACAGCCATGCGATTTCGCGCATGCCATCCGCTCCGCGATTGAACATTTCCGGAGCACAGGCGCCTGCACAAACTCCTATCGATTCGGTATTGCAGACTCAGCTGATGGAGCTGGTCCGCAAGGTCGTGGAAAATACCGAAGACGTCGGAGAACGCTTTGCGGAAGAAGCGCGGCGTATTCACTATAACGAAACGCCTGAGCGGGCGATACGTGGCGTCGCTTCGGCGGATGAATTCAAGGCACTTAGTGAAGAAGGCATCGACGTGGTGCCGCTGCCTGTTCCGGTGTCGCCCAAGGAATCTGTTCATTAG
- a CDS encoding acyl-CoA dehydrogenase family protein yields MDLNYQAEDLAFRDTVRAFLDANLPKDLQQKVLNHKRLSKEDFVRWHKIVAKQGWVGTGWPTQYGGTGWTPVQRHIWEEECATYGTPPILPFGVNMVAPVIMAFGNEAQKSYYLPRILNCEDWWCQGYSEPGSGSDLASLKTRAERQGDHYIVNGQKTWTTLAQHADMIFCLVRTDSGARKQEGISFLLIDMHTPGITVRPIIMLDEDHEVNEVFFDNVKVPVENLIGEENKGWTYAKYLLGHERTNIAAVGRAKRELMFLKRLAIKQLKNGKPLLDDPLFSAKVASLEIEIMALEMTVLRVLSQESAKRGPGPEASMLKVKGTEVQQMLTELMVEAVGPYAIPFDRSYLEGEHEHSVTEDDDAAPLAPYYFNYRKTSIYGGSNEIQKNIITQMILGL; encoded by the coding sequence ATGGATTTGAACTACCAGGCGGAGGATTTGGCCTTCCGCGATACCGTTCGCGCCTTTCTGGATGCGAACCTGCCAAAAGACCTGCAGCAAAAAGTCCTCAATCACAAGCGCCTTTCCAAAGAAGATTTCGTCCGCTGGCACAAGATCGTTGCCAAGCAGGGGTGGGTCGGCACCGGCTGGCCAACGCAGTATGGCGGCACCGGCTGGACGCCCGTGCAGCGGCATATCTGGGAAGAGGAATGCGCGACCTACGGCACGCCTCCCATCCTTCCGTTCGGCGTCAACATGGTGGCGCCTGTCATCATGGCCTTCGGTAACGAAGCGCAGAAAAGCTATTACCTTCCCCGCATCCTGAACTGCGAAGACTGGTGGTGCCAGGGTTACTCGGAGCCGGGCTCCGGTTCCGACCTCGCATCGCTGAAAACCCGCGCAGAGCGCCAGGGTGATCATTACATCGTCAACGGGCAAAAGACCTGGACCACGCTGGCCCAGCATGCCGACATGATTTTCTGCCTGGTGCGCACCGATTCGGGCGCCCGCAAGCAGGAAGGCATTTCCTTCCTGTTGATCGACATGCATACACCAGGCATTACCGTTCGCCCGATCATTATGCTCGACGAAGATCATGAAGTGAATGAGGTCTTCTTCGACAACGTCAAGGTCCCGGTGGAAAACCTGATCGGCGAAGAAAACAAGGGCTGGACCTATGCGAAATATCTGCTCGGCCATGAACGCACCAATATCGCTGCCGTCGGCCGCGCCAAGCGCGAACTGATGTTCCTTAAGCGTCTCGCCATCAAACAGCTGAAAAACGGTAAGCCGCTGCTCGACGATCCACTGTTCTCCGCCAAGGTCGCCAGCCTGGAAATCGAAATCATGGCGTTGGAAATGACGGTGTTGCGCGTCCTGTCGCAGGAGAGCGCGAAACGCGGCCCTGGTCCGGAAGCCTCCATGCTCAAGGTGAAAGGTACCGAAGTACAGCAGATGCTCACAGAACTGATGGTGGAAGCAGTCGGCCCGTATGCGATCCCGTTCGATCGCTCCTATCTCGAAGGCGAGCATGAGCATTCGGTTACGGAGGACGATGATGCGGCTCCGCTGGCGCCGTATTACTTCAACTACCGCAAGACCTCGATCTACGGTGGCTCCAACGAGATTCAGAAAAATATCATCACCCAGATGATTCTGGGACTGTGA
- a CDS encoding acyl-CoA dehydrogenase family protein produces the protein MDFNYTPEQQQFKDALRRFIDKDYTFEHRKKIIHSASGVSDQAWGTLVELGMTALPVPEEQGGFNGSAVDMLVVMQELGRGIVVEPYFATVLGAQFLKLAGGQEGLLEQVAAGELKLAAALGEKQARHDLFDITTTAKQDGDGFVLNGTKTIVIHGGQADKLIVSARSGGAQRDTDGISLFVVAADVGGVTRRDYRTIDGQRAADITFSNVHVPASAVLGTAGAGWDLLDAAADYGAALLCAEAVGAMDALNGATLEYLKTRQQFGVPIGKFQALQHRMAEMFMQTEQARSMATLAAVKVGSTDAGERRRTVSAAKARIGQALKYVGQQAVQLHGGMGVTDELPAAHHFKRLTMIEVTLGDTDHHLARFASQPEFRNAA, from the coding sequence ATGGACTTCAATTACACACCCGAGCAGCAACAATTCAAGGATGCACTGCGCCGCTTCATCGACAAGGACTACACCTTCGAACACCGGAAGAAAATCATTCATTCCGCATCGGGCGTATCCGACCAGGCATGGGGCACCTTGGTTGAACTGGGCATGACCGCGTTGCCGGTACCGGAAGAGCAGGGCGGTTTCAACGGCTCCGCGGTCGACATGCTGGTCGTGATGCAGGAATTGGGACGCGGCATCGTCGTCGAGCCATATTTCGCGACCGTTCTCGGCGCACAGTTTCTGAAGCTGGCCGGCGGACAGGAAGGATTGCTGGAGCAGGTCGCCGCCGGCGAGCTGAAGCTTGCAGCGGCATTGGGCGAAAAGCAGGCACGCCATGACTTGTTCGACATTACGACGACCGCAAAGCAGGATGGCGACGGATTTGTATTGAATGGCACCAAGACTATCGTCATTCACGGCGGCCAGGCCGACAAGCTGATCGTGTCGGCACGCAGCGGCGGCGCACAACGGGATACCGATGGCATTTCGCTGTTCGTGGTTGCGGCTGATGTAGGCGGTGTAACGCGGCGCGATTACCGCACCATCGACGGTCAGCGCGCGGCTGACATCACATTCAGCAATGTGCATGTGCCGGCCAGTGCAGTGCTCGGCACGGCAGGCGCCGGCTGGGACTTGCTGGACGCAGCTGCCGACTATGGCGCGGCACTGCTGTGCGCGGAAGCGGTGGGGGCGATGGATGCCTTGAATGGCGCCACGCTGGAATACCTGAAGACGCGTCAGCAGTTTGGCGTGCCTATCGGTAAATTCCAGGCATTGCAACACCGGATGGCGGAAATGTTCATGCAGACGGAACAAGCGCGTTCGATGGCGACGCTGGCAGCAGTCAAGGTGGGTTCGACCGATGCAGGCGAACGCCGCCGTACGGTGTCCGCAGCCAAGGCGCGTATCGGCCAGGCATTGAAATACGTTGGCCAGCAAGCAGTGCAATTGCATGGCGGCATGGGTGTCACGGATGAGCTGCCTGCGGCGCACCACTTCAAGCGACTGACGATGATCGAAGTCACCCTGGGTGATACCGATCACCATCTGGCACGATTTGCATCGCAGCCGGAATTCAGGAATGCCGCGTAA
- a CDS encoding MaoC family dehydratase translates to MSQVKWYFEDFEVGKTIEVGTRTVTEEEILEFATKFDPQPFHVDKDAAGKSIYGSIIASGWHTCSMMMRMMVDGFLREAASMGSPGVDEVRWIKPVRPGDTLKVSTTVLDVRPSGSKPDRGIVMTEWRAINQHGELVVTVKGMGMYGRRPK, encoded by the coding sequence ATGTCGCAAGTGAAGTGGTATTTCGAAGACTTCGAGGTAGGCAAGACCATTGAGGTAGGCACGCGTACCGTGACGGAAGAGGAAATCCTGGAATTTGCCACCAAATTCGATCCCCAGCCTTTTCATGTCGACAAGGACGCCGCCGGCAAATCGATCTATGGAAGCATCATCGCCAGCGGCTGGCATACCTGCAGCATGATGATGCGCATGATGGTGGATGGCTTTTTGCGTGAAGCCGCCAGCATGGGTTCGCCGGGCGTCGATGAAGTACGCTGGATCAAACCGGTTCGGCCCGGCGACACATTGAAGGTGTCGACCACGGTCCTCGATGTACGTCCATCGGGCAGCAAACCGGATCGTGGCATCGTAATGACCGAATGGCGTGCCATAAACCAGCACGGAGAACTGGTCGTCACAGTCAAAGGCATGGGAATGTACGGGCGCAGACCAAAGTAG
- a CDS encoding MaoC family dehydratase: MREIASVEELKSLVGQEVAVTEWFEISQERVRKFAEATGDFQWIHLDEERCRKESPFGTTIAHGFLTLSLLPMIMESAISTPAARMGVNYGLNKVRFPAPVPSGSRLRGRMVLKEVEDIEGGMQSIWTVTIEREGGEKPVCIAESISRRYW; this comes from the coding sequence ATGCGCGAGATCGCATCAGTGGAAGAACTGAAAAGCCTGGTTGGACAGGAAGTCGCAGTAACCGAGTGGTTCGAGATTTCGCAGGAGCGGGTCAGAAAGTTTGCCGAAGCCACCGGCGACTTTCAATGGATTCATCTGGACGAAGAACGCTGCCGCAAGGAGTCGCCTTTCGGAACGACGATTGCGCATGGCTTTCTTACGCTGTCCTTGCTGCCCATGATCATGGAAAGCGCGATCTCGACGCCCGCTGCCAGGATGGGCGTGAACTATGGCTTGAACAAGGTGCGCTTTCCGGCGCCGGTTCCAAGCGGCAGCCGCCTGCGCGGCCGCATGGTCTTGAAGGAAGTGGAAGACATCGAGGGCGGCATGCAGAGCATCTGGACTGTGACCATCGAACGGGAAGGCGGCGAAAAGCCGGTGTGTATCGCCGAGTCTATTTCGCGGCGCTATTGGTAG
- a CDS encoding bifunctional diguanylate cyclase/phosphodiesterase produces MHKAINSRLLLIMFLVGAASGFFVSLTGWWGLHDGSIQLDNLRDHFIRIAGPGMASAPADAALLRAVNNNLSARRLLLAMSGFATVCFCLTAWLTYRESMTRRRQADELQRQHNLFRTLFEGTNEGVILTTAGKVTDCNRAALLLFDLAGVDTMRALGPAQLQPPRQPDGSDSVAGFLAYLNAAERTGPQAFEWQFQSLNHRHFPAEVAIHTATVCGEEVTQITIRDISLRAQAEKSMRLANQAFENSREGVAITDEHANILTVNRAFTVITGYTPEEAFGRNPRILSFGRQTREFYQQMWDSVRTTGNWQGEVWNKRKDGAVYPQWLNISRLSDSNGRITNYVGVFSDLSETKLAEERLLHQTNYDALTDLPNRALLAKRLQQAMISAGRHVQENIGVLLLDLDRFKLINDSIGHEAGDSLLLQVSHRLRRVLRESDTLARMGGDEFALLAIDIRDADHLASLAQKLIKALHEPFHLHSHELHIGASIGLALYPDHGTDVDTLIKHADIALYHAKTLGRHRYEFYANHLDQLTQGRLQLESSLYGAVARNELLLQFQPQQIISNGKIHGVEALVRWHHAELGMVSPALFIPLAEETGLIVSIGEWILRTACTEARRWLLQGHPARIAVNVSARQFHDTAFADMVECILRDSGLPAPLLELELTEGMVMEDTAQATAILNELHSLGVQISIDDFGTGYSSLSYLKRLPIQILKIDQSFVRDIATDQDDRAIVSAIIVLAHSLGLQVVAEGVENAEQLGFLREHGCDAMQGYYFSRPVPAEQLLQLLIGERTSVACES; encoded by the coding sequence ATGCACAAGGCCATCAACTCCCGACTCCTGCTCATCATGTTTCTGGTTGGCGCAGCGTCCGGATTCTTTGTCAGCCTCACCGGATGGTGGGGCCTGCATGACGGTTCTATTCAACTGGACAATCTGCGCGATCATTTCATTCGAATTGCCGGACCCGGGATGGCTAGCGCTCCGGCGGACGCAGCTTTGCTCCGTGCCGTAAATAACAACCTGTCCGCGCGTCGCCTGCTGCTTGCGATGTCAGGATTCGCGACGGTATGCTTCTGCCTGACCGCGTGGCTGACTTACCGCGAATCGATGACGCGGCGGCGTCAAGCCGACGAACTCCAGCGCCAGCATAACTTGTTCCGCACCCTGTTCGAAGGCACCAACGAAGGCGTCATCTTGACCACGGCGGGAAAAGTCACCGATTGCAACCGGGCGGCGCTCCTCTTGTTCGATCTTGCCGGCGTCGACACGATGCGTGCACTTGGACCAGCACAGCTTCAGCCGCCACGCCAACCGGATGGTAGCGATTCCGTTGCGGGTTTTCTCGCATATTTGAATGCAGCGGAACGGACCGGCCCTCAAGCGTTCGAATGGCAATTTCAATCGCTGAACCACCGCCATTTCCCGGCGGAGGTCGCCATACATACAGCAACGGTATGCGGCGAAGAGGTGACCCAAATAACGATCCGCGACATCAGCCTGCGAGCGCAGGCGGAAAAATCGATGCGCCTGGCGAATCAGGCGTTCGAGAATTCACGGGAAGGCGTCGCTATCACGGACGAGCATGCCAACATCCTGACGGTCAACCGGGCGTTCACCGTCATCACGGGTTACACCCCGGAAGAAGCGTTTGGCCGCAATCCGCGCATTCTCAGTTTCGGACGGCAGACGCGAGAGTTTTACCAGCAAATGTGGGACTCTGTTCGCACGACCGGCAACTGGCAAGGGGAAGTCTGGAACAAACGCAAGGATGGCGCGGTGTATCCGCAATGGCTGAACATCAGTCGCCTGAGCGACAGCAACGGACGGATCACGAATTACGTGGGTGTGTTCAGCGATCTCTCCGAAACCAAATTGGCCGAAGAGCGCTTACTGCACCAGACAAATTATGACGCACTCACCGATCTGCCAAACCGTGCTCTGCTGGCGAAGCGCCTGCAGCAAGCAATGATCTCCGCCGGCCGGCACGTGCAGGAAAACATTGGCGTGCTGCTGCTCGACCTCGACCGCTTCAAGCTGATCAATGACAGTATCGGGCATGAGGCGGGAGACAGTCTGCTGCTGCAGGTCTCGCACAGGCTGCGTCGCGTCCTGCGCGAATCGGACACACTGGCCCGTATGGGCGGCGACGAATTTGCCCTATTGGCCATTGATATACGCGATGCGGATCATCTTGCCAGCCTAGCGCAAAAATTAATAAAGGCATTGCATGAGCCATTTCATTTGCATTCTCACGAGTTGCATATCGGCGCCAGTATCGGCCTTGCTCTGTACCCCGATCATGGAACCGATGTCGATACGCTGATCAAACATGCCGACATCGCGCTTTACCATGCGAAAACACTAGGCCGTCATCGCTACGAGTTCTACGCCAACCACCTTGACCAATTGACGCAAGGCCGGCTGCAACTCGAAAGCAGTCTCTATGGTGCGGTCGCCCGCAACGAATTGCTGTTGCAATTCCAGCCGCAACAAATCATCTCAAATGGAAAAATTCATGGGGTCGAAGCCCTCGTCCGCTGGCATCACGCAGAACTGGGCATGGTGTCGCCGGCGCTCTTCATCCCGCTTGCCGAAGAAACCGGTCTGATCGTATCAATCGGGGAATGGATCCTGCGTACCGCCTGTACAGAGGCTCGTCGCTGGCTGCTGCAAGGACATCCGGCACGTATTGCCGTCAATGTTTCCGCGCGCCAGTTTCATGACACTGCATTCGCCGACATGGTTGAATGCATCTTGCGCGATAGCGGCTTGCCGGCGCCCTTGCTGGAACTTGAACTCACCGAAGGCATGGTCATGGAAGATACAGCGCAGGCAACCGCCATACTGAACGAGCTGCATAGCCTCGGCGTACAGATTTCCATCGACGATTTCGGAACCGGATACTCCTCCCTGTCCTACCTGAAGCGCTTGCCGATTCAGATCCTGAAGATTGATCAATCCTTTGTCAGGGATATTGCGACCGACCAGGACGACCGGGCGATCGTATCCGCCATCATTGTGCTGGCGCACAGCCTGGGCCTTCAAGTCGTTGCCGAAGGGGTGGAGAACGCCGAGCAACTCGGCTTCCTGCGCGAGCATGGATGCGATGCCATGCAGGGTTACTATTTCAGTCGACCGGTGCCGGCCGAACAGTTGCTGCAATTGCTTATCGGGGAGCGCACATCTGTCGCATGCGAATCATGA
- a CDS encoding helix-turn-helix domain-containing protein, protein MVIDKAITEAGGDRRTAAQNLEVGLSSLYRKIEEYETLGWFPSS, encoded by the coding sequence ATGGTGATCGACAAGGCGATTACCGAGGCCGGAGGAGACCGGCGGACTGCGGCCCAAAACCTGGAGGTCGGTCTTTCCAGCCTGTACCGCAAAATCGAAGAATACGAAACGCTCGGCTGGTTTCCATCGTCCTGA
- a CDS encoding energy transducer TonB, protein MNQSLNSRAGALTLITVTHIAAIWLMMTGLRPDLTPPSPLPAVMVEMLPAERPVNKQVIEPRPQPPKETPQTQPKREPPKPQVKKSAPKTTTSDTALTAPKPEAQPAQQAPVAAPESSSPPVSQTLAPAPAQPAPVTPPRFNAAYLNNPAPVYPAMLRRAGEEGKVVLRVFVTAEGNAGEVQVFRPSSSPLFDEAALAAVRRWRFVPARRGDTAISEWVQVPIDFKLN, encoded by the coding sequence ATGAATCAATCTTTGAACTCACGCGCCGGTGCGCTGACGCTGATTACCGTTACTCACATAGCCGCAATTTGGCTAATGATGACTGGGTTGAGGCCGGACCTGACACCTCCGTCACCATTGCCGGCAGTCATGGTCGAGATGCTTCCGGCCGAAAGACCTGTTAATAAACAGGTTATCGAACCCAGGCCGCAACCACCGAAAGAAACGCCGCAGACACAACCCAAAAGGGAGCCGCCCAAGCCGCAGGTAAAAAAATCGGCCCCGAAAACGACCACAAGCGACACGGCATTGACGGCGCCGAAACCCGAGGCACAGCCGGCGCAGCAGGCACCTGTTGCGGCGCCGGAGTCGAGTTCGCCACCGGTTTCGCAGACTCTTGCCCCGGCACCGGCACAGCCCGCACCTGTTACCCCGCCGCGCTTCAATGCCGCCTATCTCAATAATCCGGCGCCGGTTTACCCGGCCATGCTAAGGCGTGCCGGGGAAGAGGGAAAGGTGGTATTGCGCGTATTCGTCACGGCAGAGGGTAATGCGGGGGAAGTACAGGTATTTCGCCCGAGCAGTTCGCCGTTGTTCGATGAAGCCGCACTGGCGGCTGTGCGGCGCTGGCGCTTCGTGCCGGCGCGTCGCGGCGATACGGCGATCTCGGAATGGGTACAAGTACCGATCGACTTTAAATTGAATTAA
- a CDS encoding MotA/TolQ/ExbB proton channel family protein, with translation MNNPYGIANLWQQGDSITRAVAILLLIMSILSWYVMAIKTWSLIRLRRQAAVATDNFWHTKSLEEGMSLLSPDRHGNPFRALAEDGANAALHHAMSKEDLHGALNISEWVTSCLRRSIENITGRLQSGLQVLASVGSTAPFVGLFGTVWGIYHALVGIGVSGQASIDRVAGPVGEALIMTAFGLVVAIPAVLGYNALTRSNKALLSQLSNFAHDLHAYLITGGRVGQVQNVVSLRAKGE, from the coding sequence ATGAACAATCCTTACGGCATTGCCAATCTCTGGCAGCAAGGCGATTCCATCACCCGCGCTGTCGCCATCCTCTTGTTGATCATGTCCATCCTGTCCTGGTATGTCATGGCTATCAAAACCTGGAGCCTGATTCGCCTGCGGCGGCAGGCAGCGGTCGCGACGGATAACTTCTGGCATACGAAAAGCCTGGAAGAAGGTATGAGCCTGCTGTCTCCGGACCGGCATGGAAATCCGTTTCGCGCGCTTGCGGAAGATGGCGCCAACGCGGCACTGCATCATGCAATGAGCAAAGAAGATCTGCATGGCGCATTGAATATCAGCGAGTGGGTAACCAGCTGCCTGCGCCGCTCCATCGAGAACATCACGGGGCGGCTGCAAAGCGGCCTTCAGGTGCTGGCGTCGGTTGGCAGCACGGCACCGTTTGTCGGCCTGTTCGGGACCGTGTGGGGTATTTATCATGCGCTCGTCGGCATCGGCGTGTCCGGCCAGGCGAGTATCGACCGGGTCGCCGGTCCGGTAGGCGAGGCGCTGATCATGACGGCGTTCGGCCTGGTGGTGGCGATTCCTGCGGTGCTCGGTTACAACGCGCTGACACGCAGCAACAAGGCGCTCCTCTCCCAGTTATCCAATTTCGCGCATGACCTGCATGCTTACCTGATCACCGGCGGCCGTGTCGGACAGGTGCAGAACGTCGTCAGTCTGCGTGCCAAGGGAGAATAA
- a CDS encoding ExbD/TolR family protein, which yields MSFGSPDKDDDVMSEINMTPLVDVMLVLLIIFIITVPVINHAVKLDLPRAVSQPNDVKPAHINVSIDAGGVINWNGTTVDEQALKGNIAAAAAQSPQPELHLRADRKTPYENVARLMAAAQAGGLAKIGFVTEPETSR from the coding sequence ATGAGCTTCGGCAGTCCCGACAAGGACGATGACGTGATGTCGGAAATTAACATGACGCCGCTGGTGGACGTCATGCTGGTATTGCTCATCATTTTCATTATTACGGTCCCGGTAATCAATCACGCTGTAAAGCTTGACCTCCCCAGGGCCGTCAGCCAACCCAACGATGTCAAGCCGGCGCACATCAATGTGAGCATCGATGCCGGCGGTGTCATCAACTGGAACGGCACGACGGTGGACGAGCAGGCGCTCAAGGGAAATATCGCCGCAGCCGCGGCACAGTCGCCGCAACCGGAACTGCATTTGCGCGCCGATCGCAAGACACCCTATGAAAACGTCGCACGCCTGATGGCAGCCGCGCAGGCTGGCGGCCTGGCAAAGATCGGTTTCGTCACCGAGCCAGAGACATCGCGCTGA